Proteins from one Erysipelothrix larvae genomic window:
- a CDS encoding Rrf2 family transcriptional regulator — MRISVKCSTAVHVLLMIATLESKEKVTSDLLAKSVGRNPVEIRKLLSSLKKAGIIDVMRGTGGATLIHDPKTLTLFDIFSAVDPTSLDELIGVHQHPEKECPIGKNINTILEEPYQDIANTLRDTMSKITLESLVNKLKAIEPEL; from the coding sequence ATGCGTATCAGTGTGAAGTGTTCTACTGCAGTCCATGTGCTCTTAATGATTGCGACACTTGAATCTAAAGAAAAAGTAACCAGTGATTTATTGGCCAAAAGTGTGGGTCGTAATCCTGTTGAGATTCGAAAATTATTAAGCAGCCTAAAAAAAGCTGGCATCATCGATGTCATGCGTGGAACAGGTGGTGCAACGTTGATACACGATCCAAAGACCCTAACACTGTTCGATATATTCAGTGCTGTTGACCCCACTTCCCTTGATGAACTCATAGGTGTTCACCAACATCCTGAAAAAGAGTGTCCAATAGGGAAAAACATCAACACAATTCTTGAAGAACCGTATCAAGACATTGCGAATACACTGCGTGATACCATGTCAAAGATTACCCTTGAGTCGCTGGTGAATAAACTCAAAGCAATTGAACCTGAGCTTTAG
- a CDS encoding CidA/LrgA family protein: MSIIVQLSVIFGFTLLGEVVASTLPFVFPGSVIGLLLLYTALTLKIVKIDTIEPTASGLKNNMAFFFVPLTVGLMESWTVFQDIMIPILVIVFVSTLLTLVISAKTTDALLEKEMEDDHA, from the coding sequence ATGAGTATAATTGTACAGTTATCTGTGATATTTGGGTTTACATTGTTGGGGGAAGTTGTTGCAAGCACCTTACCGTTTGTCTTTCCAGGAAGTGTGATTGGACTGCTTTTATTGTATACTGCCTTAACACTAAAAATAGTGAAAATTGACACGATCGAACCCACTGCATCCGGTTTAAAAAACAATATGGCATTCTTCTTTGTGCCACTGACAGTTGGGTTAATGGAATCGTGGACAGTGTTTCAAGATATCATGATTCCCATTCTTGTGATTGTGTTTGTATCAACATTACTGACGCTTGTTATTAGTGCAAAGACAACCGATGCGTTGCTTGAAAAAGAAATGGAGGATGACCATGCGTGA
- a CDS encoding LrgB family protein, whose product MRDLIVNPLFSLTLTFGVYGLVSLVSKRVKSPLFNPLMISSVVIIGMLILVDLPYQTYAQATNILTRLIAPATVCLAIPLYQNTQILKQYIKPILMGCVVGVSVHAVCISILSALFDLNISLIVSLFPKSVTTAIAQDLALSYGGNASITVPIVILTGIFGAAIAPSLLNAINIKHPISKGIGLGTSAHAVGTSKAIELGELEGTMAGLALILSGIITIIIAPLFILGLPYIELLGGYL is encoded by the coding sequence ATGCGTGATCTAATTGTGAATCCTTTGTTTAGTTTAACACTGACTTTTGGTGTTTATGGTTTAGTGAGTCTTGTTTCAAAACGTGTGAAGTCACCGTTGTTTAATCCATTGATGATCAGCAGTGTGGTGATCATTGGCATGCTGATATTGGTGGACTTACCGTATCAGACGTATGCTCAAGCAACCAATATTTTGACCCGCTTGATTGCCCCTGCAACCGTATGTCTAGCAATTCCTTTGTACCAAAACACACAGATTCTTAAACAATACATCAAGCCCATCTTGATGGGGTGTGTTGTGGGTGTGAGTGTTCATGCTGTGTGTATCTCCATTTTATCCGCATTGTTTGATTTAAACATCTCGCTGATTGTATCACTGTTTCCCAAATCGGTCACAACAGCAATTGCACAAGATCTCGCGTTGAGTTATGGTGGCAATGCGAGCATCACCGTACCGATTGTGATTCTTACGGGCATCTTTGGTGCTGCCATTGCACCCTCACTTTTGAATGCGATTAACATTAAGCATCCCATTTCTAAAGGGATCGGACTGGGAACCAGTGCCCATGCAGTGGGAACCTCAAAAGCCATAGAACTGGGGGAACTTGAAGGAACTATGGCAGGGCTTGCCTTGATTCTTTCAGGAATTATTACCATTATTATTGCTCCCCTGTTTATACTGGGATTACCTTATATTGAACTATTGGGAGGTTATCTATGA
- a CDS encoding low molecular weight protein-tyrosine-phosphatase, producing the protein MKILFVCLGNICRSPMAEAYMRDLLRKHQVTSMVVDSCGTSGWHQGERPHHKTLEVLTKDGVSSSNLRSRPLMDSDFDTFDVIIGMDKNNVRDLKRLAPPQYHPKIHLFLDVLTGYEGCDVPDPWYTGDFEETRRFVRDGVSAWFTKLM; encoded by the coding sequence ATGAAAATTCTCTTTGTGTGTCTTGGAAATATTTGTCGTTCACCCATGGCTGAAGCCTATATGCGTGATCTTTTACGAAAGCATCAGGTCACATCCATGGTGGTTGATTCATGCGGTACTTCAGGATGGCATCAGGGTGAGCGTCCCCATCACAAAACTTTAGAGGTGCTTACTAAAGATGGTGTTTCATCCTCAAATTTACGTTCACGACCACTTATGGACTCTGACTTTGATACCTTTGATGTTATTATTGGGATGGACAAAAACAATGTCCGAGATTTAAAGCGATTAGCTCCGCCTCAATATCATCCAAAGATTCATTTGTTCTTAGATGTTCTTACAGGTTATGAAGGCTGTGATGTACCTGACCCTTGGTATACGGGGGATTTCGAGGAAACACGACGTTTCGTGCGTGATGGTGTATCTGCCTGGTTTACAAAACTTATGTGA
- the recQ gene encoding DNA helicase RecQ: MLKQAEQKLQEYFGYPAFRSGQKEIIEQILKGYDTMGIMPTGGGKSMCYQIPALVFEGMSLIISPLISLMKDQVDTLEQMGIAATYINSSLTIKQTNQRMRRIAMGEIKLLYVAPERLDSWDFLETIKHLKIPLVAIDEAHCISQWGHDFRPSYQKIRGFINQLPIKPIILALTATATSLVRDDICKLLNIPQEHTIMTSFERKNLSFQVLKGEDNERFIRDYVKKNSQEVGIIYAATRKDVDNLYNQLKKDGIFVAKYHAGLSKEERTQSQEDFLFDRVHVVVATSAFGMGIDRSNVRYILHYQMPKNMESYYQEAGRAGRDGLDSECILLYSSQDVQVQRYLIEQSTSEDRQADELRKLQTMVDYSHTEGCLQTFILNYFDEYDIEACGRCGNCTDTRERIDVTVDAQKVLSCVMRMGQRFGKTMVAHVLVGSQNKNILKFQFNELSTFGLFKGQRAKDVSTFIEFLISENYLDVEQGQFPVVKITPKGKAVLLGNMKVWRKQQGKTKRLTQENPVFEALRALRREIASEEGVPPFIIFSDKVLMNLCIEFPKTLEDFLKVNGIGVQKQKKYGPKFLEVLSKFNEEALPVETKVVEVKEKRPKKAKVTMDKTPTHLLTLELYHDGYTIEEIAKLREMTTQTIENHLLKCGEAQLLDLTPFIPEKIREQLQEVVNAHRDDGLKAMKDQLPKEVTYFTIRAFLASQI; the protein is encoded by the coding sequence ATGCTCAAACAAGCAGAACAGAAATTACAAGAATATTTTGGATATCCAGCGTTTCGAAGTGGACAAAAAGAGATTATTGAACAAATCCTAAAGGGATACGATACGATGGGAATCATGCCCACTGGTGGCGGAAAATCCATGTGTTACCAAATCCCAGCACTCGTTTTTGAAGGGATGAGTCTTATTATTTCCCCCCTTATTTCGCTCATGAAAGATCAGGTTGATACTTTGGAGCAGATGGGGATTGCAGCAACTTATATCAACAGTTCCCTAACGATCAAACAGACGAACCAACGTATGCGTCGCATTGCTATGGGTGAAATCAAGTTACTTTATGTTGCACCAGAACGTCTAGATTCTTGGGATTTTTTAGAAACCATAAAGCATCTGAAGATTCCGCTTGTAGCGATTGATGAGGCACACTGTATCTCCCAATGGGGGCATGATTTTCGACCAAGCTATCAAAAAATTCGCGGTTTTATAAACCAACTCCCGATAAAGCCAATTATTCTTGCTTTGACCGCTACAGCTACTTCATTGGTACGAGATGATATTTGCAAGCTTCTCAACATACCACAAGAACACACCATTATGACAAGCTTTGAGCGAAAGAATTTATCGTTTCAAGTTTTGAAAGGCGAAGATAACGAGCGGTTCATTAGAGACTATGTTAAAAAGAACAGCCAAGAAGTGGGGATTATCTATGCTGCTACTCGTAAAGATGTGGATAACCTTTATAACCAACTTAAAAAGGATGGAATCTTCGTGGCAAAATACCATGCAGGACTTTCTAAAGAAGAACGGACTCAGAGTCAGGAAGACTTTTTATTTGATCGCGTTCATGTAGTTGTAGCCACTTCTGCCTTTGGAATGGGTATAGATCGCAGCAATGTACGCTATATTCTTCATTACCAAATGCCCAAAAACATGGAAAGTTATTATCAAGAAGCAGGTCGTGCAGGTCGTGATGGATTGGATAGTGAATGTATCCTATTATATAGCTCCCAAGATGTCCAAGTGCAACGTTATTTAATTGAACAATCCACAAGCGAGGATCGTCAAGCTGATGAACTGAGAAAACTTCAAACGATGGTAGATTATAGCCATACCGAAGGATGCCTTCAAACCTTCATTTTAAATTATTTTGACGAATATGATATCGAAGCCTGTGGCCGTTGTGGAAACTGTACCGATACTAGAGAACGGATTGATGTCACAGTCGACGCTCAAAAAGTCCTTTCTTGTGTTATGAGAATGGGACAACGCTTTGGGAAAACGATGGTGGCTCACGTGTTGGTCGGATCTCAAAATAAAAATATCCTCAAATTCCAATTTAACGAATTATCTACTTTCGGGTTGTTCAAGGGTCAAAGAGCAAAGGATGTCAGCACATTTATTGAATTTCTGATATCAGAAAATTATTTAGATGTCGAACAAGGACAATTTCCTGTTGTTAAAATAACGCCTAAGGGTAAAGCAGTTTTACTTGGAAACATGAAAGTGTGGCGCAAACAACAGGGTAAAACCAAACGCCTTACACAAGAGAATCCTGTATTCGAAGCGTTACGCGCTCTAAGACGTGAAATTGCTTCTGAAGAAGGCGTTCCCCCATTTATCATTTTCTCAGACAAAGTGTTAATGAATCTTTGCATTGAGTTTCCAAAAACTTTGGAAGACTTCCTAAAGGTTAATGGAATAGGAGTGCAAAAACAAAAAAAATACGGACCGAAATTTTTGGAAGTTTTATCCAAATTCAATGAGGAAGCCCTCCCTGTTGAAACAAAAGTCGTTGAAGTCAAAGAGAAAAGACCAAAAAAGGCGAAGGTTACAATGGATAAAACACCGACACATCTACTCACTTTAGAACTTTATCACGATGGGTATACCATCGAAGAAATCGCGAAACTGCGTGAGATGACAACGCAAACAATTGAAAACCATTTGCTAAAATGTGGTGAAGCACAACTACTCGATTTGACACCTTTTATTCCTGAAAAGATTCGTGAACAACTTCAAGAAGTCGTCAATGCCCATCGTGACGATGGTTTAAAAGCAATGAAGGATCAACTTCCAAAGGAAGTCACCTACTTCACCATAAGGGCTTTTTTAGCATCACAAATATAA
- a CDS encoding metallophosphoesterase, producing MIKWLFLLCVLGLIWGFIEANTLKVTHLDLNKSDLKKSEKPLKIVFVSDIHLDYVTKFKHHFMKRVCRAIKAQQPDLVIIGGDIITKPRTYPNPVFNYFKDLDIECIAVLGNHDYLDLETVKQAYQDANIKLLVNEWIEWEGYTLYGTDDYRLGHPYIPPLNTQKEQSILISHEPEVLRKNPNAHQFAFGLAGHHHGGQITFFGHYAPAVRSEFGQDLVRGYHVEHGMLCYISKGIGGFPLRFFATPEIVVLDLSKTQISQTL from the coding sequence ATGATTAAGTGGCTTTTTCTGCTGTGTGTTTTGGGATTGATATGGGGATTTATTGAAGCAAATACCCTCAAAGTCACACACCTAGATCTTAACAAATCAGACCTTAAGAAATCCGAAAAACCCCTTAAAATCGTCTTTGTTTCAGACATTCACTTAGATTATGTAACCAAATTTAAGCATCACTTCATGAAACGCGTATGTCGTGCAATTAAAGCACAACAGCCTGATCTTGTGATAATTGGTGGGGACATCATCACCAAACCCCGTACATATCCAAACCCTGTCTTTAACTACTTCAAAGATTTAGATATTGAATGTATTGCTGTCTTAGGAAATCATGATTATCTGGATTTGGAAACAGTCAAACAAGCATATCAAGATGCAAACATTAAACTGCTTGTGAATGAATGGATTGAATGGGAAGGGTACACCCTTTATGGAACGGATGATTACCGATTGGGACATCCTTACATTCCACCACTCAATACTCAAAAAGAACAGTCAATCTTAATAAGCCATGAACCTGAAGTGTTACGTAAAAACCCCAATGCACATCAATTTGCTTTTGGACTTGCTGGTCATCACCATGGTGGACAGATTACATTCTTTGGTCATTATGCACCCGCTGTACGCAGTGAATTTGGTCAAGATTTAGTGCGAGGGTATCATGTTGAACATGGCATGCTATGTTATATATCAAAAGGCATTGGTGGATTTCCACTGCGCTTTTTTGCAACCCCAGAAATCGTGGTACTTGATTTATCAAAAACCCAGATAAGTCAAACCCTTTAA
- a CDS encoding type III pantothenate kinase — protein MICTIDVGNSNIVCILYNETQEIVEKKRFETITDLDHAYDAYTAHFKSMTHSVHKVILSCVVPRIHDLLMRVLEDVFKCPPISVSQKTIPTFKNLLDNPDEIGADFIASSIGAMKRFRPPLVIVDVGSATKITAVNQHGAFKGGIIIPGLGESMKSMHAKIPHLPQVSFEFPQQVIGHDTVSAIQSGIMYATYYQIRGLTQQVQHELGESCTVVLTGGYSSLFKARLHDYIWIDDLVNEGLFHLAQEDGLHHD, from the coding sequence ATGATTTGTACAATCGATGTGGGGAATTCAAATATCGTATGTATACTCTATAATGAAACCCAAGAAATAGTTGAAAAAAAACGCTTTGAGACCATTACGGATCTTGATCATGCTTATGATGCATATACAGCACACTTCAAATCCATGACACACAGTGTTCATAAGGTGATTCTGAGTTGTGTTGTACCCCGTATTCATGATCTTTTAATGCGAGTACTCGAAGATGTTTTTAAATGCCCACCCATCAGTGTCTCACAAAAAACAATACCAACGTTTAAGAACTTACTGGACAACCCCGATGAAATCGGTGCAGACTTTATCGCAAGTTCCATCGGTGCGATGAAACGATTTAGGCCACCCTTGGTGATCGTGGATGTGGGAAGTGCTACAAAAATCACTGCAGTGAATCAACACGGCGCATTTAAAGGCGGAATTATTATTCCTGGACTGGGTGAATCCATGAAGTCGATGCATGCAAAAATCCCCCATCTTCCACAAGTGTCCTTCGAATTTCCACAACAGGTAATCGGACATGATACCGTTTCTGCCATTCAATCGGGTATTATGTACGCAACTTATTATCAAATACGGGGTCTGACACAACAAGTACAACACGAACTGGGTGAATCTTGCACCGTTGTCTTAACTGGAGGATATTCATCCCTATTTAAAGCACGCTTGCATGATTATATCTGGATTGATGATCTTGTGAATGAGGGTCTTTTCCACCTAGCTCAAGAGGATGGATTACACCATGATTAA
- a CDS encoding FAD:protein FMN transferase yields MKKILSIVLVGLLLVGCGTKEPESEYTRYTNQTLTAGFDTVMTLLAYTKTKDDFDDYFDMMRNEFIHYNELFDRYNSYTGVNNIKTINDNAGIAAVEVDQEIISMLLLARTYSEISSYFDITLGAMLEIWHDYREAGELKNAEGLEGEIPSLEILEEAMAFTGWDKVEIDETNHTVFLTEKGMSLDVGAIAKGYATEKVALKLEAEGLEFGIVSGGGNIRTINTRADGASWAIGIQEPSVLATAENIDVISIPHSVSVVTSGDYQRTFTGPNGESFSHLINPKSLFPATNFRSVSVIMKDSGAADALSTALFMMTYEEGQDFAQRYNQDHPDDQIGVFWIVDDNPDWYQQGDYSFNMTDNLKEYSRNLNQAD; encoded by the coding sequence ATGAAAAAAATATTATCCATTGTGCTTGTTGGACTACTTTTAGTAGGGTGTGGCACAAAAGAACCTGAATCAGAATACACACGATATACCAACCAAACATTAACAGCAGGCTTTGATACCGTCATGACTCTGCTTGCTTATACAAAAACTAAAGATGACTTTGATGATTACTTCGACATGATGCGTAATGAGTTCATTCATTACAATGAGCTCTTTGATCGATACAATAGCTATACAGGCGTTAATAACATCAAAACCATCAATGATAATGCAGGAATTGCAGCAGTTGAAGTGGACCAAGAGATTATTTCCATGTTGCTTCTCGCACGGACTTATTCTGAAATAAGCAGCTATTTTGATATTACCTTAGGTGCAATGCTTGAAATTTGGCATGATTATCGTGAAGCGGGTGAATTAAAGAATGCTGAAGGGTTAGAAGGTGAAATTCCATCCCTTGAGATTCTTGAAGAAGCCATGGCATTTACAGGATGGGATAAGGTTGAAATTGATGAAACCAATCATACCGTATTCTTAACCGAAAAAGGCATGTCCCTTGATGTAGGTGCAATCGCCAAAGGATATGCAACTGAAAAAGTTGCACTAAAGCTTGAAGCTGAAGGCCTGGAATTTGGGATTGTCAGTGGTGGTGGAAATATTCGTACCATTAATACACGCGCTGATGGTGCTTCATGGGCAATTGGGATTCAAGAACCTTCCGTGCTTGCGACTGCAGAGAATATTGATGTAATCAGCATTCCCCATTCAGTATCGGTTGTGACATCGGGTGATTATCAACGCACCTTTACAGGACCTAATGGTGAAAGTTTCTCTCATCTCATTAATCCTAAATCGTTATTCCCAGCCACAAACTTTAGATCCGTCAGTGTAATTATGAAAGACTCCGGTGCTGCTGATGCCTTGTCTACGGCTCTATTTATGATGACTTATGAAGAAGGACAAGACTTTGCACAACGTTACAATCAAGACCATCCTGATGATCAAATTGGTGTGTTTTGGATTGTGGATGATAACCCAGATTGGTATCAACAGGGTGATTACTCCTTTAATATGACGGATAACCTTAAAGAATACAGCAGAAACCTAAACCAAGCGGATTAG
- a CDS encoding DUF1287 domain-containing protein encodes MKHKTIQTFGIVALMCTLMLLKLPPLGIILVYLAIFSVSLLYKDRVHLSLLCYVCLYIILEFWFRLSLKDTFLMMSVYALIIVQYRDRHVTYVIVPIVLIVFTYLLVFYNILLQEPYSAQDFNYEILDLEHDENNNGHSDNQDILTGAYHQAQLKPQYKSVYYAGGIPPETEGVCTDLVWRSLQEAGYNLKAMMDLDIDQDPDAYPYAEDANIDFRRVRNLIVFFERNTRSLSRDLDDKAQWQGGDIVFFSLDHVGILSDHYNQDGLPRLIHSAHPYQFNFEQDVLVSLNDSKGISGHYRWELNEQGYALLNALT; translated from the coding sequence ATGAAACACAAAACAATTCAGACATTTGGTATTGTTGCGTTAATGTGCACATTAATGCTCTTAAAACTTCCACCACTCGGAATCATCCTGGTATACCTTGCGATTTTTAGTGTGTCGCTTCTGTATAAAGATCGCGTGCATTTGAGCCTATTATGCTATGTGTGCTTGTATATTATTTTAGAATTCTGGTTTCGACTCTCACTTAAAGACACGTTTTTAATGATGAGTGTTTATGCACTGATTATTGTGCAATATCGAGACCGACATGTGACCTATGTGATTGTTCCCATTGTACTGATCGTTTTTACCTATCTTTTGGTGTTCTACAATATCTTGCTTCAAGAGCCGTATTCAGCCCAAGATTTCAACTACGAAATCCTAGACCTTGAACACGATGAAAACAACAATGGTCACTCAGATAATCAAGACATCTTAACGGGTGCTTATCATCAAGCCCAACTCAAACCACAGTATAAAAGTGTTTACTATGCAGGGGGTATCCCCCCAGAAACAGAAGGGGTATGCACCGATCTTGTTTGGCGTTCACTACAAGAAGCAGGGTACAACCTAAAAGCAATGATGGATCTTGATATTGATCAAGACCCAGATGCATATCCGTATGCTGAAGATGCAAACATTGATTTCAGACGTGTGCGTAATTTGATCGTGTTTTTTGAACGAAACACACGATCACTTTCACGAGATCTTGATGACAAAGCTCAATGGCAAGGCGGTGACATCGTATTCTTTTCACTCGACCATGTTGGAATCCTTTCAGACCACTACAATCAAGATGGACTCCCACGCCTGATACACAGTGCCCATCCCTATCAATTCAACTTCGAACAAGATGTACTGGTTTCACTCAATGACTCCAAAGGGATTAGTGGTCATTACCGTTGGGAACTAAATGAACAGGGCTATGCGCTCTTAAATGCACTGACATAA
- a CDS encoding sensor histidine kinase translates to MKYKKTKTLILFWIAFLSCLCGWIGIGIASSIVNIVSDGSIEKNLIVRNYGYSVVQEFIYDYVDFGQVSENNQLQFKPENTNLDLRFLVNGEEVFTNTSRLSQSSKLVIMVYGYEVNLDNDTRQYTLEFELNWRNADDWIDQQFREVNFVLEYRPALYIATGIATLLTLIIAIFSFKYIGQKADGTYALSFFERIPLELIAFAFISLLGMTMVDEFWVLIFFITTLVIVRSLIVRINAGVLFKNSLINMLIGIITYSKNNHMGLSYIGLVGLIMSLISLGMDGELFVFVMILFWVPYFVITRAWIKHTAEIKVLQKLSLDIRSGTYTNTAVNLTSVALNDISSNLTEIQSGLDDAVQQQLKSERTKSELITNVSHDLKTPLTSIVNYVDLLKHEDLSPTQTEYLGVVDKQVHRLKKLTDDLFEAAKINTMDVELIKEPINLKVFWEQSIGEYEDKIHERNLELISKLDAVDVDVLADGKYLWRVIDNVLRNLTLYAQEHTRVYIDGALNETHATLSIKNISKDALNITEEELMERFVRGDSSRNTEGSGLGLSIARNIMEMLGGSFSIKIDGDLFKVSLCLPRATEDELLM, encoded by the coding sequence ATGAAATATAAAAAAACGAAAACCCTGATCCTGTTTTGGATTGCCTTTTTGTCATGCCTTTGTGGCTGGATTGGAATTGGTATTGCGAGCTCAATCGTCAATATTGTCAGTGATGGATCAATCGAAAAAAACCTCATCGTGAGAAACTATGGATATAGTGTCGTACAAGAATTTATCTATGACTATGTAGATTTTGGTCAAGTAAGTGAGAACAATCAACTTCAATTTAAACCGGAAAATACAAATCTGGATTTAAGATTTCTGGTTAATGGTGAAGAAGTCTTCACCAATACATCCAGACTCTCTCAATCATCAAAATTAGTCATCATGGTGTATGGTTATGAAGTAAACCTAGACAATGACACACGCCAGTATACGTTAGAATTTGAACTGAATTGGCGTAATGCAGATGATTGGATTGATCAACAATTCAGGGAAGTCAATTTTGTTCTGGAATATCGCCCTGCGCTGTATATTGCAACAGGCATTGCGACATTACTCACGCTTATCATCGCAATTTTTAGTTTCAAATACATCGGACAAAAGGCTGATGGAACCTATGCACTCTCTTTTTTCGAGCGCATCCCCCTTGAACTTATCGCCTTTGCATTTATTAGTCTTTTGGGAATGACGATGGTGGATGAATTTTGGGTCCTTATCTTTTTTATAACAACACTTGTCATCGTGCGAAGTCTCATTGTGAGAATTAATGCGGGTGTGTTGTTTAAAAACTCTTTGATAAACATGCTCATTGGCATCATCACCTACTCCAAAAATAACCATATGGGATTGAGTTACATTGGTTTAGTAGGCTTAATTATGAGTCTCATATCCTTAGGAATGGATGGAGAACTGTTTGTTTTTGTGATGATTCTTTTCTGGGTACCTTATTTTGTGATTACCCGTGCTTGGATTAAACACACTGCAGAAATCAAAGTGCTACAAAAGCTGAGCTTAGACATACGCAGTGGAACTTATACGAACACAGCGGTGAACCTCACATCCGTAGCCCTAAATGACATCAGTTCAAACCTTACTGAAATTCAAAGTGGACTTGATGATGCTGTCCAACAACAACTCAAAAGTGAGCGAACAAAATCGGAACTCATTACCAATGTCAGCCATGACTTAAAAACACCCCTGACTTCGATTGTAAACTATGTGGATTTATTGAAACATGAAGATTTATCCCCAACACAAACTGAATATCTAGGGGTGGTAGATAAACAAGTCCATCGTCTCAAAAAACTTACCGATGATCTTTTTGAAGCAGCGAAGATTAATACCATGGATGTTGAACTCATCAAAGAACCGATTAACCTTAAAGTCTTCTGGGAACAATCCATTGGGGAATATGAGGACAAGATTCATGAAAGAAACCTAGAACTCATATCAAAACTGGATGCAGTGGATGTGGATGTCCTTGCAGATGGGAAATATCTCTGGCGCGTGATTGATAATGTCCTGCGCAATCTTACCCTGTATGCCCAAGAACATACACGGGTCTATATTGATGGTGCACTCAATGAGACACACGCAACCTTATCCATCAAAAATATCTCTAAAGATGCCTTGAATATTACTGAAGAAGAACTGATGGAACGCTTTGTACGCGGTGATTCTTCACGCAATACAGAAGGCAGTGGACTTGGACTGAGCATCGCACGGAATATCATGGAAATGCTGGGTGGAAGCTTTAGCATCAAGATTGATGGCGATCTCTTTAAAGTGAGTCTATGTCTACCACGTGCAACAGAAGACGAATTATTAATGTGA
- a CDS encoding response regulator transcription factor, with translation MPKICVCDDEKDIVRALQIYLEAEGYEVVGFHNGQDALDYIQHNPVHCLLLDIMMPIMDGITTLNELRKTIDIPVILISAKSEDTDKILGLNCGADDYITKPFNPIEVIARVRSQIRRYTYYQPYKQSHVELNIGDIVVNDSTKSVSVLGESVRLTPIEFSILKLLMSRPGHVFSLQSIFDAIWDETNISAESSIPVHIRHLREKIEIDPANPRYIHVVWGQGYKITEY, from the coding sequence ATGCCGAAAATATGCGTATGTGATGATGAAAAAGATATTGTAAGAGCCCTTCAAATTTACCTTGAAGCTGAAGGCTATGAAGTTGTTGGATTTCATAATGGCCAAGATGCCTTAGACTATATTCAACACAATCCAGTGCATTGTTTGTTGTTGGATATTATGATGCCCATCATGGATGGCATCACAACACTGAATGAACTGAGAAAAACCATCGATATCCCAGTGATCCTAATCAGTGCAAAAAGTGAAGACACTGATAAAATCTTAGGATTGAACTGTGGTGCGGATGATTACATTACAAAACCCTTTAATCCAATCGAAGTCATTGCACGTGTGCGCTCTCAAATCAGACGCTATACCTATTATCAACCGTATAAGCAAAGTCATGTGGAATTGAATATTGGGGATATTGTCGTCAATGATTCCACAAAATCAGTCAGTGTCTTAGGAGAGTCTGTGCGTTTAACCCCCATTGAATTCTCAATTCTAAAACTTCTGATGTCACGACCGGGTCATGTGTTCTCACTTCAAAGCATCTTTGATGCCATTTGGGATGAAACCAACATCAGTGCGGAATCTTCAATTCCCGTACACATCAGACACCTCAGAGAAAAAATAGAAATCGATCCTGCGAACCCACGTTACATTCATGTGGTGTGGGGACAAGGATATAAAATAACGGAGTATTAA